The Williamsoniiplasma somnilux genome includes a window with the following:
- a CDS encoding APC family permease, whose protein sequence is MLKHKSRKMEFLALFIMVIGTVIGSGIYVKNKALLTDTQNPIISIVLWGIVGIVCMMSVYVFIEIASSTKNHGNGTIGNWAKLFINRKVASFFSILYLVAYVPAAQSIFTAMFVTYFFAAIGKPISVGIQVSVLLVVGIILLIGFAIINAYKKQWADKIQIYATVFKFIPLFIALIAGFAMVSTDLGAMWNNGNYPGSPTEGTEAWSSTKFGADLFVRGFGGVLFAFDGFIYVANKQRDIKDKEVLSKSLIFGMAFIAIFYVLMAVSLFLGSQDGSIVKLLERVFSGGVTDNQTAISAARIISNICLMLICLQGINIFTMIGTRGMESDANAKLVYSKNRNIGYPKAAFIQVIFSIVLYSVFILIGAFTLEGGIGLNYDSWTHLSSVTIDSNWTDAQKYQAYLGFTNDGLTLYVGIMSSTASAFGFLMITATLGAGLINRFTKKVKTEQVKGFLWVGIPSVILMAFFVGCSFFGFLVPSGVLHGGESWIGSQGMWFLILVFVTLIICLGIYLFQEHKFKNNPFKNGFIGEITDEERILKVRNRR, encoded by the coding sequence ATGCTTAAACATAAGTCTAGAAAAATGGAATTTCTAGCTTTATTTATCATGGTAATTGGAACTGTAATCGGTTCTGGAATATATGTAAAAAATAAAGCATTATTAACCGATACACAGAATCCAATCATTTCAATTGTTCTATGAGGAATAGTTGGAATTGTTTGTATGATGTCTGTTTATGTTTTTATTGAAATTGCTTCATCAACAAAAAATCATGGAAATGGAACAATTGGGAACTGAGCTAAATTATTTATTAATAGAAAAGTAGCATCATTTTTTTCAATTTTATATCTTGTAGCATATGTTCCGGCTGCGCAATCAATTTTTACAGCAATGTTTGTAACTTATTTTTTTGCAGCAATCGGAAAACCAATTAGTGTTGGTATTCAAGTTTCGGTTTTATTAGTTGTCGGAATCATTTTATTAATTGGTTTTGCAATCATTAATGCTTATAAAAAACAATGAGCTGATAAAATTCAAATCTATGCAACAGTTTTTAAATTCATACCTTTATTTATTGCTTTAATTGCTGGTTTTGCAATGGTTTCAACAGATCTTGGAGCAATGTGAAATAATGGAAATTACCCAGGTTCACCAACCGAAGGTACTGAAGCATGATCAAGTACTAAGTTTGGTGCTGATTTATTTGTTAGAGGTTTTGGTGGTGTGTTATTTGCTTTTGATGGCTTCATTTATGTTGCCAACAAACAAAGAGATATTAAAGATAAAGAAGTTTTATCTAAATCACTAATTTTTGGAATGGCTTTTATTGCTATTTTCTATGTCTTAATGGCTGTTTCATTATTTTTAGGTTCACAAGATGGATCAATCGTAAAATTGTTAGAAAGAGTATTTAGTGGCGGAGTCACTGATAATCAAACGGCAATTAGCGCAGCTAGAATCATTTCAAATATTTGTTTAATGTTAATTTGTTTACAAGGGATTAATATTTTCACAATGATTGGTACTAGAGGAATGGAATCAGATGCTAATGCAAAACTAGTTTATTCAAAAAATAGAAATATTGGATACCCTAAAGCAGCTTTTATTCAAGTTATTTTTAGTATTGTTTTATATTCTGTGTTTATTCTAATTGGAGCTTTCACTCTTGAAGGTGGTATTGGTTTAAATTATGATTCTTGAACACATTTAAGTTCTGTTACTATCGATTCTAACTGAACAGATGCTCAAAAATATCAAGCATATTTAGGTTTTACTAATGATGGATTAACTTTATACGTAGGAATAATGTCATCAACTGCATCAGCGTTTGGATTTTTAATGATCACTGCAACTTTGGGAGCAGGATTAATTAATCGTTTTACTAAAAAAGTTAAAACCGAACAAGTGAAAGGATTCTTGTGGGTAGGGATTCCTTCAGTTATTTTAATGGCCTTCTTTGTAGGGTGTTCGTTTTTTGGTTTCTTGGTGCCGTCAGGTGTACTTCATGGAGGTGAATCTTGAATTGGTTCACAGGGAATGTGATTCTTAATTTTGGTTTTTGTTACTTTAATCATTTGTTTAGGAATTTATTTATTCCAAGAACACAAATTTAAAAATAATCCATTTAAAAATGGATTTATCGGTGAAATTACTGACGAAGAAAGAATTTTGAAGGTTCGCAATCGGAGATAA
- a CDS encoding APC family permease → MQKTSGTKTKSFEFLTLFTMVIGTVIGTGIYMKNNELLNQTQNPIVAIILWIIVGFICVLSVAVFIEISSSTKHVGNGTVANWTKLFINRKTASMFSIFYMLMYIPSTQSFFVGSFIMYLFKAMGVVVDPAMQLTIYLAAGLFILGSFSFLHIYGPKYGRGIQVFGTIFKFIPLVVAFVAGFILMDKTPGGTSSMWNNGGINHAGDWSTSNFTGTAFIGGFGAILFSFDGYIYIANAQRDATHKEVVPKALFFGMIFVAIFYTLMAISLFLGSPDGSIVRLLEKVFSGGKTGDEISQTVQSMSRILSNIILMIICFLNINVFTYIGSIDVESDAQVGLLYQKDPNKKMSRAYSTWLQTSIVAAVYCALIILGFALPIEYIQWNGFSTIISSQEALQGDVFYKPLTLMGDFASAISATSFLCITTVIFAAIWNRKTNKVKVDKVRLFLPLAWISGIMITIFTILGVFSFVVPANVLNGEKGWMETDGFIFTVFLIVSLIINYGVYRLQEIFFKKQENELQNTKKI, encoded by the coding sequence ATGCAAAAAACAAGCGGAACTAAAACTAAATCGTTTGAATTCTTGACATTGTTCACAATGGTTATCGGTACCGTTATCGGTACTGGTATTTACATGAAAAATAACGAATTATTAAATCAAACACAAAACCCAATTGTAGCAATTATTTTGTGAATTATTGTTGGGTTTATTTGTGTTTTATCTGTAGCAGTGTTTATTGAAATATCTTCATCAACGAAACATGTCGGAAACGGAACAGTTGCTAACTGAACCAAACTTTTTATTAATAGAAAAACAGCTTCAATGTTTTCTATTTTTTACATGCTTATGTATATTCCTTCAACTCAATCATTTTTTGTTGGAAGTTTTATTATGTACTTATTTAAAGCAATGGGTGTAGTTGTTGATCCAGCAATGCAATTAACAATTTATTTAGCAGCAGGCTTATTTATTCTTGGAAGCTTTTCATTTTTACATATTTATGGACCTAAATATGGTCGCGGCATCCAAGTTTTTGGAACCATCTTTAAATTTATTCCTTTGGTGGTTGCTTTTGTTGCTGGTTTCATCTTAATGGATAAAACACCGGGAGGAACTTCATCAATGTGAAACAACGGTGGAATAAATCATGCTGGTGATTGATCAACAAGTAATTTTACCGGAACAGCTTTCATCGGTGGTTTTGGAGCAATTTTATTTTCGTTTGATGGATATATTTATATTGCTAACGCACAAAGAGATGCAACTCATAAAGAAGTTGTTCCTAAAGCTTTATTTTTTGGAATGATCTTTGTTGCAATTTTCTATACATTAATGGCGATATCATTATTCTTGGGGTCACCAGATGGTTCAATTGTGCGTTTATTAGAAAAAGTTTTTAGTGGTGGAAAAACTGGTGATGAAATTTCACAAACTGTACAATCAATGTCAAGAATTTTGTCAAATATTATCTTAATGATTATTTGTTTCTTGAATATTAATGTCTTTACTTATATTGGTTCAATTGATGTTGAATCAGATGCACAAGTAGGATTGTTATATCAAAAAGATCCGAATAAAAAAATGTCAAGAGCATACTCAACTTGATTACAAACCAGTATTGTAGCAGCAGTTTATTGCGCTTTGATTATTCTTGGTTTTGCTCTGCCAATTGAGTATATTCAGTGGAATGGTTTTTCAACAATAATTTCTTCTCAAGAAGCTTTACAAGGTGATGTCTTCTACAAACCTTTAACATTAATGGGGGATTTTGCATCAGCAATCTCAGCAACATCATTCTTGTGTATTACAACAGTAATTTTTGCAGCAATTTGAAATAGAAAAACGAACAAAGTCAAAGTTGATAAGGTAAGATTATTTTTACCTCTTGCTTGAATCTCCGGAATTATGATTACAATTTTTACAATTTTAGGAGTGTTTTCATTTGTGGTTCCTGCCAATGTTCTTAATGGTGAAAAAGGTTGAATGGAAACTGATGGATTTATATTTACAGTCTTCTTAATAGTTTCCTTAATTATCAATTACGGAGTTTATAGATTACAAGAAATCTTTTTTAAAAAACAAGAAAATGAACTTCAAAATACAAAAAAAATCTAA
- the pgsA gene encoding CDP-diacylglycerol--glycerol-3-phosphate 3-phosphatidyltransferase — protein sequence MNWPNRLTLLRLILVPVVIVLILISFYTEIQKGNQWKWELTIDDYHLPILFLAGGLIFVIASLTDFLDGYLARKNNQVTDFGKFFDPIADKLLVNSTLILFSAIGTLPVWITIILILRDIFVDFIRMILSKKGVTLAAGFFGKLKTVFQMFGLSILFFINFKFFNNDNNNLSGEYGLLNQFILIPMYLATIFSIYSGIVYFWKAKPTLFAK from the coding sequence ATGAATTGACCAAACAGATTGACATTATTAAGATTGATATTAGTTCCTGTTGTTATTGTTTTAATTTTGATAAGTTTCTATACTGAAATTCAAAAAGGAAATCAATGAAAATGAGAACTTACAATTGACGATTATCATTTGCCGATTTTATTTTTGGCGGGAGGCCTTATCTTCGTCATTGCTAGTTTAACGGATTTCTTAGATGGTTACTTGGCAAGAAAAAATAATCAAGTAACTGATTTTGGTAAATTTTTTGATCCAATAGCTGACAAATTGTTAGTTAACTCAACACTGATTTTATTTTCAGCGATTGGAACTTTACCTGTATGAATTACTATCATTTTAATTCTTCGAGATATTTTTGTGGATTTTATTCGTATGATTTTGTCAAAAAAAGGAGTCACATTAGCAGCAGGTTTTTTTGGTAAATTAAAAACAGTTTTCCAAATGTTTGGACTTTCAATTTTGTTTTTTATTAATTTTAAATTTTTTAACAATGACAATAATAATTTAAGTGGAGAATACGGGTTATTAAATCAATTCATTTTAATTCCTATGTACTTAGCAACGATTTTTAGTATTTACTCAGGAATTGTTTACTTTTGAAAAGCTAAACCTACTTTATTTGCAAAATAA
- the rsmG gene encoding 16S rRNA (guanine(527)-N(7))-methyltransferase RsmG — protein sequence MSFNNWSIFKKCKNIVLTEDIKNKLQKYYDILIRENTKYNLTRIISIDDVYEKHFLDSLLFTEAFNLQNQKIADIGSGPGFPGVVIKIFFPNTKILLIESNNKKANFLRTLIKELDLKGINVADQRAEDLSFQLKETFDIVISRAVAYLDIILEIGVQLLKIEGHYILLKGPRAEQEIIDLKNKDLKMGLKLENKQTLEDTGFGIRINLFYKKFQSTASIYPRSYAQIKKESK from the coding sequence ATGAGTTTCAATAATTGATCAATTTTTAAAAAATGTAAAAACATTGTTTTAACAGAAGACATAAAGAATAAACTACAAAAATATTATGATATTTTAATACGCGAGAATACCAAATATAATTTGACAAGAATAATTTCAATTGACGATGTTTATGAAAAGCATTTCTTAGATTCATTATTGTTCACTGAGGCTTTTAATTTACAAAATCAAAAAATCGCTGATATTGGCAGCGGTCCTGGTTTCCCTGGTGTTGTTATTAAAATATTTTTCCCTAATACAAAAATTTTGTTAATAGAATCTAATAACAAAAAGGCTAATTTTTTAAGAACATTAATTAAAGAATTAGATTTAAAAGGAATTAATGTTGCCGATCAAAGAGCTGAAGATTTATCATTTCAATTGAAAGAAACATTTGATATAGTTATTTCTCGTGCAGTTGCATACTTAGATATCATCTTAGAAATTGGTGTTCAACTTTTAAAAATAGAAGGCCATTACATTTTGTTAAAAGGTCCTCGAGCAGAACAAGAAATTATAGATCTTAAAAATAAAGATTTAAAAATGGGATTAAAATTAGAGAATAAACAAACTTTAGAAGATACTGGTTTTGGCATACGTATCAATTTATTTTACAAAAAATTTCAATCAACAGCATCGATTTACCCGCGTAGTTATGCGCAAATAAAAAAGGAATCAAAATAA
- a CDS encoding DUF951 family protein: protein MNYELLEIGDFVELKKQHPSKTERWELIKTGFKYKFRSNLKFDLFIELDRTTMNKQIKKIIKKENL, encoded by the coding sequence ATGAATTATGAATTACTTGAAATAGGTGATTTTGTTGAATTAAAAAAACAACACCCAAGCAAAACTGAACGTTGAGAATTAATCAAAACAGGTTTTAAATATAAATTTAGAAGTAATTTAAAATTTGATTTATTTATAGAATTAGATAGAACAACAATGAACAAACAAATCAAAAAAATAATTAAAAAGGAGAATTTATAA
- the ychF gene encoding redox-regulated ATPase YchF translates to MALKVGIVGLPNVGKSTLFNAITNSKVEAANYPFATIEPNVGVVEVPDVRLDKLMNIFQSKKRVATTIEFVDIAGLIAGASKGEGLGNAFLANIRETDAICEVVRCFDNKDITHVEGTVDPIRDIEIINLELMLADEATVQKRLERIAPKIKSGDKLAKIENELLQKLKVCLSENKLLNTLDLNEEEAKILKGFQLLTAKPFIYVANVNDDELADDNQYVKQVKEYAEKLGNKVVKICAKIEEELSEATQDERTLFLSELGAEQTGLESLIKAAYDTLGLQTFFTAGPQESHSWQFKKGMTAPQCAGIIHTDFEKGFIKADVYNVKDLFELGSEKAVKDAGKMRLEGKQYIMQDGDSCFFKFNN, encoded by the coding sequence ATGGCTTTAAAAGTAGGAATTGTAGGTTTACCCAATGTTGGTAAATCGACACTCTTTAATGCAATCACCAATTCAAAAGTTGAGGCTGCTAATTATCCATTTGCAACAATTGAACCAAATGTAGGTGTGGTAGAAGTACCTGATGTAAGATTGGATAAATTAATGAATATTTTCCAATCAAAGAAAAGAGTAGCAACAACAATTGAATTTGTTGATATTGCTGGTTTAATTGCCGGAGCTTCTAAAGGAGAAGGTTTGGGTAATGCTTTTTTAGCTAACATTCGTGAGACTGATGCAATTTGTGAAGTGGTGAGATGCTTTGATAATAAAGATATTACTCACGTTGAAGGAACTGTTGATCCAATTCGTGATATTGAAATTATTAATTTAGAATTAATGTTAGCCGATGAAGCTACTGTTCAAAAGCGTCTTGAACGAATTGCCCCCAAAATTAAATCCGGAGACAAGCTTGCAAAAATTGAAAATGAGTTATTACAAAAATTAAAAGTTTGTTTATCAGAAAATAAACTTTTAAATACACTGGATTTAAACGAAGAAGAAGCTAAAATTTTAAAAGGTTTTCAATTATTAACTGCTAAACCTTTTATTTATGTCGCTAACGTTAATGATGATGAATTAGCCGATGATAATCAATATGTTAAACAAGTTAAAGAGTACGCTGAAAAATTAGGAAATAAAGTTGTTAAAATTTGTGCCAAAATAGAAGAAGAATTATCTGAGGCAACTCAAGATGAAAGAACCTTATTTTTATCAGAATTAGGAGCAGAACAAACAGGTTTAGAGTCATTGATAAAAGCAGCATATGATACATTAGGATTGCAGACTTTTTTTACTGCAGGTCCTCAAGAGTCTCATTCATGACAATTTAAAAAAGGTATGACAGCGCCTCAATGTGCCGGAATTATTCATACAGATTTTGAAAAGGGTTTTATTAAAGCAGATGTATATAATGTTAAAGATTTATTTGAATTAGGTTCTGAAAAAGCTGTTAAAGATGCCGGTAAAATGAGACTGGAAGGAAAACAATACATCATGCAAGATGGAGATTCTTGTTTCTTTAAATTTAATAATTAA
- a CDS encoding arginine deiminase yields the protein MTAKINVFSEIGKLKSVLVHRPGDEIENLTPDLLERLLFDDVPFKKVAVEEHDKFTKIMKDNGIEVLYIEELTAQTLDQNPKLKDKFVEQFIEEANVKPEFVKKYKEFLTKMSNLDMVIKMIAGTKKIELGIKDTKDSYPFVADPLPNVLFQRDPFASVGNGVTLNHMWSVTRNRETLFPDFVFKHNSRFEGVPYFYERIWKDAHVEGGDILVLNKETLIIGVSQRTNMKAIEKIAERLFKEGTYKKIVVLDLPKSRAYMHLDTVFTNVDYDKFITHPLIFDNIDEFKIYELTPKGKREVKEKLVDFLSDVTGTKVQLIRCGGDDPIAAGREQWNDGTNVLTIAPGKVIAYERNWVTIDLLRKAGVEVLTTASSELSRGRGGPRCMTMPLWREDLKK from the coding sequence ATGACAGCTAAAATAAATGTATTTTCAGAAATTGGAAAACTGAAATCGGTATTAGTTCATAGACCTGGTGATGAAATCGAAAACTTAACTCCAGATTTATTAGAGAGACTATTATTCGATGATGTACCTTTCAAAAAAGTTGCAGTTGAAGAACATGATAAATTTACAAAAATCATGAAAGATAACGGAATTGAAGTTCTTTATATTGAAGAATTAACAGCGCAAACTTTAGATCAAAATCCAAAGTTAAAAGATAAATTTGTAGAGCAATTTATCGAAGAAGCTAATGTTAAACCAGAATTTGTAAAAAAATATAAAGAATTTTTAACAAAAATGAGCAACTTAGACATGGTTATCAAAATGATTGCAGGAACTAAAAAAATTGAGTTGGGAATTAAAGATACAAAAGATAGTTATCCATTTGTAGCTGACCCACTACCAAATGTTTTATTCCAACGTGATCCATTTGCTTCAGTTGGAAATGGGGTTACATTAAATCACATGTGATCTGTAACAAGAAACAGAGAAACTTTATTCCCTGATTTTGTTTTTAAACACAATAGTAGATTTGAAGGAGTTCCATACTTCTATGAAAGAATTTGAAAAGACGCTCATGTTGAAGGTGGAGACATTCTTGTCTTGAATAAAGAAACTTTGATAATTGGGGTTTCACAACGTACTAACATGAAAGCAATTGAAAAAATTGCTGAAAGATTATTCAAAGAAGGAACATACAAAAAAATTGTTGTTTTAGATTTACCAAAATCAAGAGCGTACATGCATTTAGATACAGTGTTCACAAACGTGGATTATGATAAATTTATTACTCATCCACTAATTTTTGATAATATTGATGAATTTAAAATTTACGAACTTACTCCAAAAGGTAAAAGAGAAGTAAAAGAAAAATTAGTTGATTTCTTATCAGATGTTACCGGAACTAAAGTCCAATTAATCCGTTGTGGTGGAGATGATCCAATTGCAGCAGGAAGAGAACAATGAAATGATGGAACTAATGTTTTAACAATTGCTCCAGGTAAGGTTATTGCTTATGAAAGAAATTGAGTAACAATTGACTTATTAAGAAAAGCTGGAGTTGAAGTATTAACAACAGCATCATCTGAATTATCACGTGGACGTGGTGGACCAAGATGTATGACAATGCCATTATGAAGAGAAGATTTAAAAAAATAG
- the argF gene encoding ornithine carbamoyltransferase produces MAVNLKGKSFLKLLDFSPREIRYLLDLARDLKRAKYAGNEAKMMEGKNVVLLFQKDSTRTRCAFEVGALDQGAHVTYLGPSGSQFGKKESVADTARVLGRMYDGIEFRGYKQSDVEALAKYSGVPVWNGLTDEWHPTQILADLLTIEECKGKLKGLKFVFAGDARNNMGNSLMVGCAKMGMHFAAAAPKELWPDAELISKCKELAKDSGGSVEMIDDMAKACKDADVIYTDVWVSMGEAPEAWEKRIKALKPFQVDMKAIKVAKSDVIFMHCLPAFHDLNTEVAQDIHKKFGLSEMEVTNEVFESKHSIVFEEAENRLHTIKAVMVATIGK; encoded by the coding sequence ATGGCTGTAAATTTAAAAGGAAAAAGTTTTTTAAAATTATTAGATTTTTCACCAAGAGAAATCAGGTACTTGTTAGATCTAGCACGTGACTTAAAACGCGCTAAATATGCAGGTAATGAAGCTAAAATGATGGAAGGCAAAAATGTTGTTTTACTTTTCCAAAAAGACTCAACAAGAACTCGTTGTGCTTTTGAAGTTGGAGCATTAGACCAAGGAGCACACGTTACATATTTGGGGCCTTCAGGATCACAATTTGGTAAAAAAGAATCTGTTGCTGATACAGCAAGAGTTTTAGGAAGAATGTATGATGGAATCGAATTCCGTGGTTACAAACAATCTGATGTTGAAGCATTAGCTAAATATTCAGGAGTTCCTGTTTGAAATGGATTAACAGATGAATGACATCCAACCCAAATTTTGGCTGACTTGTTAACTATTGAAGAATGTAAAGGGAAACTAAAAGGTTTAAAATTTGTTTTTGCAGGAGATGCTAGAAACAACATGGGAAATTCATTGATGGTTGGATGTGCAAAAATGGGAATGCACTTTGCAGCAGCAGCCCCAAAAGAACTTTGACCAGATGCTGAACTAATTAGCAAATGTAAAGAACTTGCTAAAGATAGCGGAGGATCGGTTGAAATGATTGATGATATGGCAAAAGCATGCAAAGACGCTGATGTTATTTATACTGATGTTTGAGTATCAATGGGAGAAGCTCCAGAAGCATGAGAAAAACGTATTAAAGCGTTAAAACCATTTCAAGTAGATATGAAAGCAATTAAAGTTGCTAAATCAGATGTTATTTTCATGCACTGTTTGCCTGCATTTCATGATTTGAATACAGAAGTTGCGCAAGACATTCACAAAAAATTTGGTTTATCAGAAATGGAAGTAACTAATGAAGTTTTCGAATCAAAGCATTCAATTGTTTTTGAAGAAGCTGAAAATCGTCTCCACACCATTAAAGCAGTGATGGTAGCGACAATTGGAAAATAG
- a CDS encoding YfcC family protein, with protein MTQTEQKKGFGLKLKSKDPNKKKKAFKMWSAFSILMLIIASLVLISWILKWSGVTTDVFIPGYWENGEEGGNWIAGHIEKTPILAMGIIDLFIAPMKGFIDKSSVIIFIMVLGAFIGMVVSSKALEGFSQSIINKLKGKEIWAIIPLMTFFSIAGTTEGMAEESLGFYMIMVPLMIAAGFDTFTGLLIVLVGAGAGVLASTVNPFVISIAVDALGESPSGEQMSVGDGLVWRLISWFVITIASIAFVMMYARKVKNNPQKSITFATLEGDKKFFLSNAAEKINMNWRKKSTLAIFGLVFLVMIAYLVGWDSITRTKAMEDFAIWIKENIPYLASTIPGFGNGGLEIVAGFFLIGSIAIAMINTIGVKHNEGETGEAIFIKDFMAGAADILSVCLIIATAAGVGYLLRESHMQELFVNGLATSIGGIGSSIGKVILLYIVFLPLSFLIPSSSGFAAAIFPLLTGVVTNTSGQWDGVTASGSITAFSFASGLLNIITPTSGVVMGAMAICRVDYGKFLKGIMPLLGILFALSIVLLAVGGVIGGSIA; from the coding sequence ATGACACAAACTGAACAAAAAAAAGGATTTGGTTTAAAATTGAAAAGCAAAGATCCTAACAAAAAGAAAAAAGCTTTCAAAATGTGATCTGCATTTTCTATATTGATGTTAATCATAGCTTCTTTAGTTTTAATTTCTTGAATTTTAAAATGATCTGGTGTAACAACTGATGTTTTCATTCCTGGTTATTGAGAAAATGGTGAAGAAGGCGGAAATTGAATTGCTGGTCACATTGAAAAAACCCCAATTCTAGCAATGGGAATAATAGATTTATTTATTGCACCTATGAAAGGGTTTATTGATAAATCATCAGTTATTATTTTTATCATGGTTTTAGGCGCTTTTATAGGAATGGTTGTTTCTTCAAAGGCATTAGAAGGATTTTCACAATCAATTATCAATAAATTAAAGGGAAAAGAAATCTGAGCTATTATTCCGCTTATGACATTCTTTTCAATTGCAGGAACAACAGAAGGTATGGCCGAAGAATCATTAGGTTTCTATATGATTATGGTGCCACTAATGATTGCCGCTGGATTTGATACATTCACTGGATTATTAATTGTTTTAGTTGGAGCAGGAGCCGGAGTTTTAGCCTCAACTGTTAACCCGTTTGTTATTTCTATCGCAGTTGATGCTCTAGGTGAATCACCATCAGGCGAACAAATGAGTGTTGGTGATGGACTTGTATGACGTTTAATTTCTTGATTTGTTATTACAATTGCTTCAATTGCTTTTGTTATGATGTATGCGAGAAAAGTTAAAAACAATCCGCAAAAATCTATAACATTCGCTACTCTTGAAGGAGATAAAAAATTCTTTTTATCAAATGCAGCTGAAAAAATAAATATGAATTGAAGAAAAAAATCAACACTTGCAATTTTCGGGTTGGTATTCCTTGTTATGATTGCTTACTTGGTAGGTTGAGATTCAATTACTCGAACTAAAGCTATGGAAGATTTTGCTATTTGAATTAAAGAAAACATTCCTTACTTAGCTTCAACTATTCCTGGTTTTGGTAACGGAGGACTAGAAATTGTTGCTGGTTTCTTTTTAATTGGTTCAATAGCCATTGCTATGATTAACACAATTGGGGTAAAACATAACGAAGGCGAAACAGGGGAAGCAATTTTCATAAAAGATTTCATGGCTGGAGCAGCTGACATTCTAAGTGTTTGCCTAATTATCGCGACTGCTGCTGGAGTTGGTTATTTATTAAGAGAATCACATATGCAAGAATTATTTGTAAATGGTTTAGCAACAAGTATTGGAGGAATTGGTTCATCAATTGGTAAAGTAATTTTACTTTATATTGTTTTCCTGCCTTTATCATTCTTAATTCCTTCTAGTTCAGGATTTGCGGCTGCTATTTTCCCACTATTAACAGGTGTTGTAACAAACACTTCTGGACAGTGAGATGGTGTAACTGCATCAGGTTCAATAACTGCCTTTTCATTTGCTTCAGGTTTATTAAATATAATTACACCAACCAGTGGTGTTGTTATGGGAGCGATGGCAATTTGTAGAGTTGATTATGGTAAATTCTTAAAAGGAATTATGCCACTTCTAGGAATTTTATTTGCACTTTCAATTGTCTTATTAGCTGTTGGTGGAGTTATTGGCGGATCAATAGCATAA
- the arcC gene encoding carbamate kinase codes for MSKIVVAVGGNALGNNPIEQKEIVKNTAKHLVDFIIKGNDLIIVHGNGPQVGMINNGFDLAHKSDDKSPLVDFPECGAMSQGYIGYHLQQALINDLKKRNIKKSVASIITQTLVDKNDKAFSDPSKPIGSFMDEAEAKKLAKDNGWDVKEDAGRGWRRVIASPKPIDIVEKDIINNLVNNGFVLISTGGGGIPVIEKQGIYKGVAAVIDKDFAAAKVAELTNADSLVILTAVDRVAINYNKSDEKSIDLMSLTQANEYIVQKQFAPGSMLPKIQAAMMFVESTNGKPAYIGSLDKVEAVLKGESGTKIVK; via the coding sequence ATGTCAAAAATAGTAGTAGCAGTTGGGGGTAATGCTTTAGGTAATAACCCAATTGAACAAAAAGAAATTGTTAAAAATACTGCAAAACATTTAGTTGATTTTATTATTAAAGGAAATGATTTAATTATTGTTCATGGTAATGGACCGCAAGTCGGAATGATTAATAACGGTTTTGACTTAGCGCATAAAAGTGATGATAAATCACCATTAGTAGATTTTCCCGAATGTGGAGCTATGAGTCAAGGTTATATTGGTTATCATTTACAACAAGCACTCATTAATGATCTTAAAAAACGGAACATCAAAAAATCTGTAGCATCAATAATTACCCAAACATTAGTAGACAAAAATGACAAAGCATTTTCTGATCCATCTAAACCGATTGGTTCGTTTATGGATGAAGCAGAAGCTAAAAAATTAGCTAAAGATAATGGGTGAGATGTCAAAGAAGATGCCGGAAGAGGATGACGTAGAGTTATTGCTTCACCAAAACCAATTGATATTGTTGAGAAAGATATTATTAATAACTTAGTTAATAATGGTTTTGTCCTAATATCAACTGGTGGGGGAGGAATTCCTGTTATTGAAAAACAAGGAATTTATAAAGGTGTTGCCGCTGTTATTGATAAAGATTTTGCTGCTGCAAAAGTTGCTGAATTAACCAATGCTGATTCGTTAGTTATATTAACGGCAGTTGATAGAGTAGCTATCAATTATAATAAATCTGATGAAAAAAGCATTGATTTAATGTCTTTAACACAAGCTAATGAATATATTGTTCAAAAACAATTTGCTCCAGGTTCAATGTTACCAAAAATTCAAGCAGCAATGATGTTTGTAGAGTCTACAAATGGTAAACCTGCATATATTGGTTCACTTGATAAAGTCGAAGCAGTATTGAAAGGTGAATCAGGAACCAAAATTGTTAAATAA